Below is a genomic region from Delftia tsuruhatensis.
CCGTCGGTTTTTGCTCGGGTGACTGTATTTCCACCTTCTGCACCCTTGCCGTGCCTGCGGCACCGCGCGATATCTCGCGCTCCACGGTGTCGTAGGTGCGCAGGGCCCCGTCCCAGGCACTGGGCATGTTGGCATTGCGGCGCAGGCTGCGCAGCTTGTCGCGGATGGTGTTCTGGTAGGTGGGCAGGTCGGCGCTCAATTGCTGTACCTGGCCGACCAGGTAGCTTCCCATTCCCGCCAACGCCGCCAGCGCCAGGGCCACCACCAGCAGCGTGGCGGCCATGCGCGGCAGTCCCCAGCGCTTGAGGCGGGAAACTGCCGGATCGAGCAGGAAGCCGAACAGCAGGGCCAACGCCAGGGGAATCAGCAGTCCCTGGCCGAAGTACAGGCCCGCAATCACGATGCTGGCCACCAGCAGGCCGGTAAGCAGACGCAGCGCAGGCACCATGTCGGCCAGTTGCGCCAGCCCCGGCAGGGCCGAACGCACGCTGCGCGCGAACGCTGCATCGGCGGCCTCGGTGCCCCCGCCGCGCTCCTGCCGCGAAGGCGGTGGCGAGGGATCGGAATGTGGATTCATGGGATCAGGTATCAGGATTCGGAACGGGCCGGGTACCGTCCCGCAACCGGCCATCCCGGCATTGCACCGTGTGCCGCCAGCCTGCCCTGTCAGCGGCCACCGCAATCGCGGGAACTCCGCCGCCTTGCCCCGCGACGTCCCGCCGATGGCGGCGCCCGCCTACAGCGGCAGCACCTGCCCCGGATCGGGGCGATCCAGCCACTGCGCGAACTCATCCGCCAATTGCCGGCTCGCCGAGGTGGCAGTGCTCCAGGCACGCCAGCGGGCCTCGTGGTCGGTGGCGAAGTCCATGAAGTCATGGCGGTCCGGCAGCTTGCCACGCGGCAGCCGTGCCACCCACCGTGGATCAGGCGCGAGCAGCACCATGGCATCGAGCCAGGGCGTCGCGCGGTGACGCCAGCGCAGGCCCTTGTCCAGCCAGCCCGGCACCACGGCCTGCTGGAAATGGGGGTACAGCACGATGCCGTCCTCACCCAGGCGCCCCTGGTCGGCGTAGGCCAGATGCAGGTGGTAGTCGGTGATGCCTCCATCCCAGTAGGCGCCGCGCGGCGCACCAGCGATGTCGTGCACGGCCTCCAGAACGAAGGGGATGGAGCAGCTGGCACGCAAGGCCTGCATGAAATTGGCCTCGCTGAGCGCGACCTGGCGCGTGCGCAGATCGTGCGTGCCGAAAGGAATGGGCGCCATGCCCTCGGCCGATCCCGAGGAGAACACCACGCGCTCCAGCCACGCGCCCAGGGCCTTGCGGTGCACGGCATTGCTGGCGAACGCGCCCAGATAGCCCAGTGGCGTGCGCCAGCGCGACTCGCGCGCCAGCAGGCCACGCCCGCGCGCGGCCACGACATGCAGCCGATAGCGCGCATGGCCCAGCACCTCGGTCACGCGCCCGCCATAGAACTGTTCCAGGCTGCTGGCGAAGCGCTCGCTGACCAGGGCCGCCGGCGTGCGCCGGCTGCCCGGTGGGGGGTCGAAGCGCTGGGCGATGTAGTCGCGCTCCAGCCGCTCGAAGGCCTGCACCGGCGCCTCCAGACAGGCGGTGGCCATGCGCCAGGCGCCGATGGAGGCCCCCACCAGATCCACCGGCTGCCGCGAGCGTGGCAGCCATTCGCCAAAGATGAAGCGGTCCAGTGGCCCCAGGATCAGGCCCTTGGGGCCGCCGGCGGCGGCCGGGATCACCCGGACCTGGCCTGGCGACAAGCCGTGGCGGCGGATGTGGGCAAGGGCCCTGGGGCCCGCATGGATGCGCAGGGCAGGAGAGTGGCTCATGGACGCCATTGTGCACAGGCCGTCGCCGCAACCTGCGGCCTGTTCACCAGCGCACGCGCACCACCGTGCCCCCCCCCTGGCGCGCATACAAATCCAGCACGGCCCCGATGGCATGGGCCCGCCGCTGCATTCCCTCCAGGCCCATGCCACGGGTCCCGGGCAGGCCCTGCCCATCCACCGGCTCCGACGCCAGTCCCCTTCCGTCATCCTCCACCCGCAACTCCCAGCGGGCACCATCGGCCTGCGCAGTGCTCTGCTGCACCGGCTCCAGCACCAGCCAGAGCGTGCGGGCCCGGGCGTGCTGCAAGGCGTTGCTCACGGCCTCCTGGGCAATGGCCAGCAGATGCTGCGAGGGCTGGCCACGTGGCAGGTCCGGCTGCGCGCCCGGCTGCACGCCGATGCGAGGGTCGGCTTGAGGATCTGCCACGCTCCAGCGCATCTGCATGCCACGGCGGTCCAGCACGGGCTGCAGCCGATGGCGCAGCCGCGCCAGCCGCACGGGCAAGGCATCCTCCATGGCATCCATGGAATCCACCATGAGCCGCAGATCCAGCAAGGACTGCTCCAGCAAGGCATGCGCCTGCCTCTGCCGGCCCTCGTGCGGCTCCAGCAGGGCCATGGCATGGACCAGGAGCGCGCCCACGCCGTCATGCAGGTCCGCCGCGATGCGCCGGCGTTCGGCCTGCACCTCTCGCGAGGGCCTGGGCGTGCGCCTGCGCCGCCACAGCAGCAGCCGGTACAGGCTCCGTGCGCCGATGGACCACAGCAGCGCCGTCAGCGCCATCACCGCCAGGCTGGCCAGAGACAGCCAGGCCGGGGCCTGCGCGCCCGCCTGCCACAGCCAGACACCCAGCACCAGCATCTGCAGCAGGCCCATGGCCAGGCAGACGGACAGTGTGCGAATGGTTTGCTTCATGGCCTTGCGGGCGGCTGCGCCGGGAAGCGGGCTGCTGCGCTGCGGACAGGGCGGGACGCCGCCCGGCGATCAGAACAGCCCGCGCAGCGATGCAAAGCGCACTGCCTGGGCGCGGGTGCGCACCTGCAGCTTGCGGTAGATGTTCTTGATGTGCGTATTGACCGTCATGCCGCTGATCATCAGCCGCGAGCCGATCTCGGTACTGGTGTAGCCGCTGGCCACCATGCGCAGCACCTCGCGCTCGCGCGTGGACAGGCGGTCGGCCTCGTCGGGCGTGCGCCGCTTGGGCTCCGCACCCTGTGTCTTGTCGAAGCGCTGCAGCAGCCTGCGCGCCAGGCTGGGCGTGACCGAGGCGCCGCCGTTGGCCACCTGCAGCACGGCCTGCGGATAGTTGCCGAACCAGGAGTTCTTGACGAGGTAGCCCGTGGCCCCCAGCTCGAAGGCCCGCAGTACCTGCTCGTCGTTTTCCATGACCGAGACGATGACGGCCTCGGCCGTGGGGCGCACGGTCTTCATCATGTCCAGCAGCTCGAAGCCCTCGCCATCGCCCAGGTTCAGGTCCACCAGCATCACGTCGAACTCATGCTGGCGGATGGCCTTGCGCCCCTCGCGCACGCTGCCGGCCTGCGCGACGACCAGGGTACGCGGGTCGCTCATGATTTCCTGGGCTATCACCATGCGGATGTGGGCGTCGTCATCAACCAGCAGCACCCGCACGGGCTTGTCGGGCTGGCCCGCCAGATAGTCGGGCCACATGACGGGGCCCAGGCCGGCGCCGGGCATGGCCTGCGCGCGTGGCGACTCGGCGATCAGGGGACGTGCATCGGCGGGAATGTCGGATGGGTTCATGCTGATCTCCTCAGATGTCACGTCTTGTGTACGACGCAACCGTTCACAGGCTCGCCTTTCCACATTAAGAGAAATCGCTACCGATATCCACAATCTTTGACGATGTTTATGAAAGATTGCCTGAATTACAAATTAACACATTTGTAAGAAAAATGGCCCAGGACTTGCCCCCAGACAACAACGCACACGCTCGCCTGCCGACAGCCCTTGCCCTGCGTCCAGGGCGCAGGTGCCTCCATCGCGCCACGCTGATCTCCCGGGAATCGCCCGCGCCCAGCGTATGCACTTCGATACGCCAGGTTGCCCGACGCGCACAAACATCGGGTGGCCGGCATCGGCAAAGCCGCATGCAATCAGCCATTTACTGTTGTTGCAATTGGAAACTACCGAAATCCATCCGGGCCGCCTAGCCCAGGCTTTAACCCGATGCGGCCTGTGGCGGTGACGCCTCAGCGGGTAACTACCGCCGTGGTGGATCAACGCTCATGGCTACCCCGAACAAGAGATGGAGCGCAGGCAGCAGGCCGAGCACATTGGAGTCCAGACAACGAGCAGGGGCCAGGGAGACAAAGCCGGCAACCTCCGCAAAGTGTCTGCAAAACGGGTGCTTACACACCTTTTTCCTGATAGTCCGTATCACCAAGGAGCCATCATGAAATCGCTTGCAATCCTTTCCCTGAGCCTGATCGCAACAGCTGCCATGGCAGGTCCCAGCGGCCCCGGCGGTCCTGGCAACAGTTCGTACATCGACATCAGCGGACCCAGCGTCCAGGTGACACTGCTGAACAAGAGCGGCGTGATCAACTCGGCCACGGGCGGTGGCAAGGCTTCCCAGAACCTGGCCAGCAATGCAGGCAATGTGACCATCGACAAGCACGGCAGCTCGCTGCAAGTGGTGGCCGCCACGGGAAGCGGCATCCTGAACAAGGCCGATGGATGGGGCGCCGTCGCCGTCAACAACCTGGCCTCCAATTATGGCGAAGTCGATGTGAAGAGCACCTCGATCCAGGTGGTGGCCGCCAAGAACTCCGGCATCGTCAACTATGCCGGCAACGGCTCCATGGCGGTGCAGAACATCTCCAGCAACAACGGCTGCGTCACCTGCTACAACAACCACTGAACCCGGTTGCCGGATGAAGCAGGCTGCCGGGTGACCACAGGTCTCCCGGCACTGCCTTCCCGGCACCGGCCAGATCCACCGCACCGGGAGAGCCCACCATGCAAACCGCCGTCAACACCTGCTCGGCTGCCCTCGTGGCCTGGCTCGCCATCGCAGCGCCTGCCCTGCACGCAGCGGCCCCCGGCGAAGATCCCGTGGTGCTGAACAAGCCCGTCGACTACCTCAGGCTGCCGACTGCCAAGCCCGGCACATCGACAGGGCTGGACACCGTGACCGACATCCCCATCAACGTCAAGGCCAAGATCGCGCGCTACGAGGCCATGGCCATGAACGGCGCCCCGGGCGTATCCACCGATGCCGACGTGGTGACCACCACGACGACGAGCAGCACCGGCATGAAGCGCACCTGCACGCAGGATCTGGCCAGCAACACCAACACCGGCGCATTCAACCGCTTCGGCCCCCAGACCAAGGATCAGATCGTGGTCCTCAAGGGCGACCTGGTCAACATCTGCCGATAGCGCGGCCCGGCGCCGCGCCCCATGGTCGCCCGCCAGCCCCCTCCAACGAAATTGCCGCCATGGGCGCCAACGCACGCCGATGGCCTGGTTCGCCCTTTTCCAGCAGAGGTCCATCATGTGCAACAGCCTTTCATCGCCAGGACTTCCCCGCCCCGATGCCGTGCCCCAGCCGGCTTGCGGCGGCCATGCGCGAACGCATGGTGCCTTCCGCCAGCGATGGACGGGACGGCAGGGATGCCTGCGCGTGATCGCCTGTGCCGTCTCGGCCGGCCTGCTGCTGCTGTCGGGCTGCGCACCACTGGATGCACGCAAGGATGCCAAGTACCTGGAAAAGGTCTATGCGGCCGACCGGCCCGTGGTGCGGCCGGTACGCTCCATATCGAGCTTTTCCGATTCGCTGATGTGCATGGACAGGATGTTCCGCAACAGCCACATGCCCACGGTGCTGATCACCAGCAAGCAACTGCCCGACTATTCGGGCCGCGTGGCCGTGGCCGCCAAGGAAATGGTGGTCACCGCTCTGTCCCAGATGTCGCGCGTCAGCAGTGCCTTCCGCTATGTGGACTATGAGGTGGACATCGCGCGCCAGGACACGGTGCAGAACCTGACCACCATCTTGCTCAACAACAACCAGATCCAGTTGCAGCGCCCTGCCCTGTACGTGTCGGGCGCCGTGTCCTTCATGGACCAGAACGTGCTGCGCAACAGCCTGGATGCGGGCACCAGCGCCTCGCGCCTGGAAACCGGCTACAGCAGCAACCGAAGCGGCGCCGTGCTGGGAATGGAACTGCATCTGGGCGACTTCCGCACGCGCACCATCATTCCGGGCCTGGATTCGGCCAACGAGGTCGTGATCGGCAACGGCAGCCAGGGCCTGGACCTGTCGGGCCGCATCGGCAACTACGGCGTGCAGTTCAGCGTGGGCCGCGACTATGCCCAGGGCTCGGGCCCGGCCGTGCGTACCCTGGTCGAGCTGGGCATGATCGAGCTGCTGGGCAAATGGTCCCGCCTTCCCTACTGGCAGTGCCTGACGCTGGACCAGACCCACCCCGACTTCCAGCGCCAGCTGCGCGACTGGTATGAGGAAGGCGATGCCGGCATCCACCAGGAACTGGTGCGCCAATCGCTGATCAGCAAGGGCTATCTGCCACCCGACGCCCCGGCCTTCACCGCGGGAAATCCGCAGTGGCGCGAAGCCATAGGGCGCTTCCAGGCCGACAGCGGCATGGTGGTCAACGGCGTGGTGGACTTCAGCACCTACGAGCGCGCACTGCGCGATTTCGTGGCCGTGGGCGCCGACGGCCACATGACGCGCATCGGCTGGGACACCAAGAGCGCGGCGCCGGTCACCACGGCCACGGACAAGGTCGCCGTGGGCACGGGCGACTACCGCTACGGCGCGCCCGCGCCGGACCGCCAGCTGGACCTGTGGGTGGAGAACATCACGCCGACCCGCACCTCCTTCGAGACGGGCGAGCAGCTGTTCCTGTCCGCCACCGTGTCGCGCGCCTCCTACCTGGCCTGCTTCATGGCCGGCGCCGACGGCGAAGTCACGCGCCTGGTC
It encodes:
- a CDS encoding patatin-like phospholipase family protein, giving the protein MSHSPALRIHAGPRALAHIRRHGLSPGQVRVIPAAAGGPKGLILGPLDRFIFGEWLPRSRQPVDLVGASIGAWRMATACLEAPVQAFERLERDYIAQRFDPPPGSRRTPAALVSERFASSLEQFYGGRVTEVLGHARYRLHVVAARGRGLLARESRWRTPLGYLGAFASNAVHRKALGAWLERVVFSSGSAEGMAPIPFGTHDLRTRQVALSEANFMQALRASCSIPFVLEAVHDIAGAPRGAYWDGGITDYHLHLAYADQGRLGEDGIVLYPHFQQAVVPGWLDKGLRWRHRATPWLDAMVLLAPDPRWVARLPRGKLPDRHDFMDFATDHEARWRAWSTATSASRQLADEFAQWLDRPDPGQVLPL
- a CDS encoding sensor histidine kinase, which gives rise to MKQTIRTLSVCLAMGLLQMLVLGVWLWQAGAQAPAWLSLASLAVMALTALLWSIGARSLYRLLLWRRRRTPRPSREVQAERRRIAADLHDGVGALLVHAMALLEPHEGRQRQAHALLEQSLLDLRLMVDSMDAMEDALPVRLARLRHRLQPVLDRRGMQMRWSVADPQADPRIGVQPGAQPDLPRGQPSQHLLAIAQEAVSNALQHARARTLWLVLEPVQQSTAQADGARWELRVEDDGRGLASEPVDGQGLPGTRGMGLEGMQRRAHAIGAVLDLYARQGGGTVVRVRW
- a CDS encoding LuxR C-terminal-related transcriptional regulator; this encodes MNPSDIPADARPLIAESPRAQAMPGAGLGPVMWPDYLAGQPDKPVRVLLVDDDAHIRMVIAQEIMSDPRTLVVAQAGSVREGRKAIRQHEFDVMLVDLNLGDGEGFELLDMMKTVRPTAEAVIVSVMENDEQVLRAFELGATGYLVKNSWFGNYPQAVLQVANGGASVTPSLARRLLQRFDKTQGAEPKRRTPDEADRLSTREREVLRMVASGYTSTEIGSRLMISGMTVNTHIKNIYRKLQVRTRAQAVRFASLRGLF
- a CDS encoding DUF4384 domain-containing protein, which produces MRVIACAVSAGLLLLSGCAPLDARKDAKYLEKVYAADRPVVRPVRSISSFSDSLMCMDRMFRNSHMPTVLITSKQLPDYSGRVAVAAKEMVVTALSQMSRVSSAFRYVDYEVDIARQDTVQNLTTILLNNNQIQLQRPALYVSGAVSFMDQNVLRNSLDAGTSASRLETGYSSNRSGAVLGMELHLGDFRTRTIIPGLDSANEVVIGNGSQGLDLSGRIGNYGVQFSVGRDYAQGSGPAVRTLVELGMIELLGKWSRLPYWQCLTLDQTHPDFQRQLRDWYEEGDAGIHQELVRQSLISKGYLPPDAPAFTAGNPQWREAIGRFQADSGMVVNGVVDFSTYERALRDFVAVGADGHMTRIGWDTKSAAPVTTATDKVAVGTGDYRYGAPAPDRQLDLWVENITPTRTSFETGEQLFLSATVSRASYLACFMAGADGEVTRLVPNDVNRSGWITAAQSVRLPDWMSPNPGYVINAGPPGKEGVACFATEQNMGEKLPQLLQGKAFIAIPGMRTLEDVNRYMAESLGTERYTGMARFWQVVPAQAKR